A region from the Onychostoma macrolepis isolate SWU-2019 chromosome 18, ASM1243209v1, whole genome shotgun sequence genome encodes:
- the pid1 gene encoding PTB-containing, cubilin and LRP1-interacting protein translates to MWQPASERLQHLQTMLKTKLNVLTLRKDPLPTVIFHEPEAIELCSTTPHTKNRTHTGYKVTYLGKVTISGTHFLSGCTESAVVGLWDTKRTSVAHDDSITSSNAILEIRPFQVRLHHLDDRGEATVAMDTFQVARIAYCTADHNISPNVFAWIYRQINDDLTFQMDCHAVECESKLEAKKLAHSMMEAFKKTFHSMRSDGRIHKSGSSDEFSEEASTPDDG, encoded by the exons ATGTGGCAGCCTGCGTCGGAGCGATTGCAG CATTTACAGACCATGCTAAAGACCAAACTCAACGTGCTGACGCTCCGGAAGGACCCGCTGCCTACAGTGATCTTTCATGAGCCAGAAGCCATCGAGCTGTGCTCCACCACACCTCACACGAAGAACCGCACACACACAGGATATAAG GTGACCTACCTTGGCAAGGTGACGATTTCCGGCACTCACTTCCTTTCCGGCTGCACCGAGTCGGCTGTGGTGGGATTATGGGACACCAAGCGGACGTCTGTGGCCCACGATGACTCCATCACCTCTAGCAACGCCATACTGGAAATCCGGCCATTCCAGGTACGACTGCATCACCTGGACGACCGGGGCGAGGCCACGGTGGCCATGGACACCTTCCAGGTGGCTCGCATCGCGTACTGCACGGCGGATCACAACATCAGCCCCAACGTCTTCGCCTGGATCTACCGGCAAATCAACGACGATCTGACCTTCCAGATGGACTGCCACGCCGTGGAGTGCGAGAGCAAACTGGAGGCCAAAAAACTGGCGCACTCCATGATGGAAGCCTTTAAGAAAACCTTCCACAGCATGCGCAGCGACGGACGCATCCACAAGAGCGGCTCGTCCGACGAGTTCTCCGAAGAGGCGAGCACACCCGACGACGGCTGA